In Quercus lobata isolate SW786 chromosome 12, ValleyOak3.0 Primary Assembly, whole genome shotgun sequence, a genomic segment contains:
- the LOC115972490 gene encoding RING-H2 finger protein ATL74-like yields the protein MSPPQAHSHSSASGSLICPTHHLLRLLQPPASIPICPFKDFDMDDAIISLPFECEPSVLSVWRYHYVPALVVMTCVFALIMSMLYVAYHYGLIRIRVYLWIPVIVFHDGSHVPYNTEKCCICLHCFVDGDELSSLPPCRHVFHHSCIAPYLALASTCPYCRGVISFGDD from the exons ATGTCGCCGCCACAGGCCCACAGCCACTCCAGCGCCTCCGGCAGCTTGATCTGCCCAACCCACCACCTTCTCCGGCTGCTGCAGCCTCCAGCCTCTATCCCGATCTGCCCTTTCaa AGATTTTGACATGGATGATGCAATTATTTCACTTCCTTTTGAGTGTGAGCCTAGCGTACTTAGTGTTTGGCGTTATCATTATGTGCCTGCACTAGTTGTCATGACTTGTGTTTTTGCGCTCATTATGTCGATGCTCTACGTGGCATACCATTATGGACTTATTAGGATTAGAGTTTACCTCTGGATTCCTGTGATTGTGTTTCATGATGGGTCTCATGTTCCCTATAACACGGAGAAGTGTTGTATTTGTCTGCATTGCTTTGTTGATGGAGATGAGTTGTCGAGTCTTCCACCATGCAGGCATGTGTTCCATCACAGTTGCATTGCACCCTACTTGGCTCTAGCCTCTACATGCCCCTATTGTCGAGGTGTCATTTCATTTGGAGATGATTGA
- the LOC115971015 gene encoding tyrosine-protein kinase BAZ1B, with protein MKYMRVCDICGDAGREELLAICSKCSDGAEHIYCTCVVLDKVPEGNWLCEECMLEERIEKGEQHKDQKAARTSKASFMHKSMESSGNSSTLRCKDGLKLNVEKSGVKENQTKKVNFSSLFSAKKPASNIEAVTATKRTLETNVKLSGASRTIRRGPLRGDSSFKNSEGNLKCREVKNFQVLVMGCKHTYQIMLHLKFLK; from the exons ATGAAGTAT ATGAGAGTTTGTGATATCTGTGGAGATGCAGGACGTGAGGAGTTGCTTGCTATTTGTAGCAAATGCAGTGATGGGGCAGAGCACAT CTATTGCACGTGTGTTGTGCTGGATAAAGTTCCTGAAGGCAATTGGTTGTGCGAAGAGTGCATGCTTGAGGAGAGAATTGAAAAAGGAGAACAACATAAAGATCAAAAAGCAGCTAGAACATCAAAAGCATCATTCATGCATAAAAGTATGGAAAGCTCTGGAAATTCTAGCACTTTGAGATGTAAGGATGGTTTAAAATTGAATGTAGAAAAATCAGGTGTCAAGgaaaaccaaacaaagaaagtaaatttttcttctctcttctctgcTAAGAAACCTGCAAGCAATATAGAAGCTGTAACAGCGACAAAAAGGACTCTTGAAACAAATGTGAAATTATCTGGGGCATCAAGAACCATCAGACGAGGTCCACTTCGTGGTGACTCTTCATTTAAGAACTCGG AGGGGAATTTGAAATGCAGAGAAGTGAAAAACTTCCAAGTTCTTGTTATGGGATGCAAGCACACTTATCAAATAATGCTTCACCTAAAGTTCTTGAAGTAG